Proteins co-encoded in one Rhodococcus sp. PAMC28707 genomic window:
- the egtC gene encoding ergothioneine biosynthesis protein EgtC, with translation MCRHLGYLGRQRSVADAVTAGSNSLRVQSWAPKDMRGGGTINADGFGTAWWDAGTVRSYRNPMPMWSDPAVAEVLVAAQSTAIVAAVRSATVGMPVERSACAPFTDGTWAFSHNGVVFGWPEVMTDLAEQVPLADLLRLPAPTDSAALWVILQNLLREHEADKALRILVNRVESVSPSSRLNLLLSDGHTLYATTVYHSLSVLRGEDAVTLASEPLDDDPSWEPIADHQFVVARPGYLDITDLD, from the coding sequence ATGTGCCGTCATCTCGGTTACCTCGGTCGGCAGCGCAGCGTCGCCGACGCTGTGACGGCGGGTAGCAATTCCCTGCGTGTTCAATCGTGGGCGCCCAAGGACATGCGGGGCGGAGGCACTATCAATGCCGACGGCTTCGGTACCGCGTGGTGGGATGCAGGCACCGTGCGCAGCTACCGAAATCCGATGCCGATGTGGTCGGACCCAGCTGTCGCCGAGGTCCTTGTCGCCGCACAGTCGACGGCGATTGTTGCGGCGGTGCGCTCGGCGACCGTCGGAATGCCGGTGGAGCGCAGTGCGTGTGCCCCGTTCACGGACGGCACCTGGGCTTTCAGTCACAACGGTGTCGTCTTCGGTTGGCCGGAGGTGATGACGGACCTCGCCGAGCAAGTGCCGTTGGCGGACCTTCTGCGTCTACCGGCACCAACGGATTCGGCAGCATTGTGGGTCATCCTGCAAAACCTTCTTCGTGAACACGAAGCGGACAAGGCGTTGCGCATCCTGGTGAACCGCGTCGAATCCGTTTCGCCGAGTTCGCGGCTGAATCTCCTGCTCTCCGACGGGCATACGCTCTATGCCACGACCGTGTATCACTCGTTGTCCGTACTGCGAGGCGAAGACGCGGTCACCCTCGCGTCCGAACCGCTGGACGACGATCCGTCGTGGGAACCGATTGCGGACCACCAGTTCGTGGTGGCCCGGCCCGGTTACCTCGATATCACCGACCTCGATTGA
- a CDS encoding ribose-phosphate diphosphokinase, whose protein sequence is MLFSGRAHPELAEQVAKELGIGLTPQTARDFANGEIFVRFEESVRGSDAFVLQSHPFPLNTWLMEQLIMIDALKRGSAKRITAILPFYPYARQDKKHRGREPISARLVADLLKTAGADRIITVDLHTDQIQGFFDGPVDHMHAHSQLAEHIRSKYSLEHITVVSPDSGRVRVAEKWADSFGGGPLAFIHKTRDPLVPNQVKSNRVVGDVEGRTCILIDDMIDTGGTIAGAVKVLKEAGAGDVVIAATHGVLSSPAAERLAECGAKEVVVTNTLPISDDKRFDTLTVLSIAPLLARTIREVFENGSVTSLFNGVA, encoded by the coding sequence ATGCTCTTCTCGGGTCGAGCACATCCAGAGCTTGCCGAGCAGGTGGCAAAGGAGCTGGGAATCGGCCTGACCCCGCAGACCGCACGCGACTTCGCCAACGGTGAGATCTTCGTTCGCTTCGAGGAATCGGTCCGTGGATCCGACGCCTTCGTTTTGCAGAGTCACCCGTTCCCGCTCAACACCTGGCTGATGGAACAGTTGATCATGATCGACGCGCTCAAGCGCGGATCGGCCAAACGCATCACCGCGATTCTGCCGTTCTACCCGTACGCCCGTCAGGACAAGAAGCACCGCGGACGCGAGCCGATCTCCGCACGTCTGGTCGCCGACCTTCTCAAGACAGCCGGCGCGGATCGCATCATCACGGTCGATCTGCACACCGATCAGATTCAAGGCTTCTTCGACGGCCCCGTCGACCACATGCACGCGCACAGCCAGTTGGCCGAGCACATCCGAAGCAAGTACAGCCTCGAACACATCACCGTCGTCTCCCCTGACTCGGGGCGCGTTCGCGTCGCCGAGAAGTGGGCCGACAGCTTCGGCGGCGGACCGCTGGCATTCATTCACAAGACACGCGACCCCTTGGTGCCCAACCAGGTCAAGTCGAACCGGGTCGTCGGAGACGTCGAAGGACGCACCTGCATCCTGATCGACGACATGATCGACACCGGTGGAACGATCGCCGGAGCCGTGAAGGTGCTCAAGGAAGCCGGAGCCGGTGACGTCGTCATCGCAGCCACCCACGGCGTCCTCAGCAGCCCTGCCGCCGAACGTCTCGCAGAATGCGGGGCAAAGGAAGTTGTCGTCACCAATACCCTCCCGATCAGCGACGACAAGCGCTTCGACACGCTCACCGTGCTGTCCATCGCTCCGCTGCTTGCTCGCACCATCCGCGAGGTCTTCGAAAACGGTTCGGTAACAAGCCTCTTCAACGGCGTCGCATAG
- the egtD gene encoding L-histidine N(alpha)-methyltransferase, giving the protein MSDSALDVHISPERLLEDLRSDVRQGLTASPKWLSPKWFYDTTGSELFERITELPEYYPTRTERALIEAHAQDIAERTDAAILVELGSGSSEKTRLLIEAGIKHGSLAKYVPQDVSPSALSGAIEQLSREFPALEVHGIVSDFTDTLQNLPADGRRTIAFLGGTLGNLTPEERAGFLSDIAGALIADEFLVLGVGLVIDPDVLIPAYDDAAGVTAEFNVNVLSVLNDRLGANFDRSQFEHVAVWDADNEWIEMRLRAKEAQHIVIADLALDIDFAKGEELRTEISAKFRQEGITAELADAGFGVDQFWTDPKERFALILARRGR; this is encoded by the coding sequence GTGTCAGACAGTGCGTTGGACGTCCACATCTCGCCGGAACGGTTACTGGAGGACTTGCGATCGGATGTGAGGCAGGGTCTGACGGCGTCACCGAAGTGGCTCTCGCCCAAGTGGTTCTACGACACCACCGGCAGTGAATTGTTCGAGCGGATCACCGAGTTGCCCGAGTATTACCCGACTCGAACCGAGCGGGCACTCATCGAGGCCCATGCCCAAGACATCGCCGAGCGCACCGACGCGGCGATCCTCGTCGAACTCGGTTCCGGTTCTTCGGAGAAAACCAGATTGCTGATAGAGGCCGGAATCAAACATGGCTCGCTTGCGAAGTACGTTCCGCAGGATGTCTCGCCGTCGGCGTTGTCCGGCGCGATCGAGCAGCTTTCGCGCGAATTTCCTGCGCTAGAAGTCCACGGGATCGTCAGCGACTTCACGGACACCTTGCAGAATCTGCCCGCCGACGGGCGGAGAACTATCGCCTTCCTCGGCGGCACGCTCGGCAATTTGACTCCCGAGGAGCGCGCGGGGTTCCTGTCCGACATCGCCGGTGCACTGATTGCCGACGAATTTCTCGTCCTCGGAGTGGGCCTCGTCATCGACCCGGACGTACTGATCCCGGCATACGACGACGCAGCCGGTGTGACGGCAGAGTTCAACGTGAACGTGCTGTCGGTACTCAACGATCGGCTAGGGGCGAATTTCGATCGCTCCCAGTTCGAACACGTTGCCGTGTGGGATGCAGACAACGAGTGGATCGAAATGCGACTTCGTGCGAAAGAGGCTCAGCATATTGTCATCGCGGATCTGGCCCTCGACATCGACTTTGCCAAGGGTGAAGAGTTGCGTACCGAGATTTCGGCCAAATTTCGTCAAGAGGGGATTACGGCAGAACTGGCAGACGCCGGATTCGGCGTCGATCAGTTCTGGACGGACCCGAAGGAGCGATTTGCGTTGATCCTTGCTCGTCGCGGCCGCTGA
- the mfd gene encoding transcription-repair coupling factor translates to MTVSEAVGTAEYTLVAPNSSRPFVAAAIAQHAQVLVVTATGREADDLTAELGQMFGDSVAQFPSWETLPHERLSPSADTVGRRLEVLRRLARPDDQDYGPPLQVIVTTVRSLVQPMAPGLGEIEPIGLKVGVEIDFDGLIHRLVELAYTRVDMVGKRGEFAVRGGILDIFSPTADHPVRVEFWGDEVTELRAFSVADQRSLPDVVIESVIAPPCRELILTQDVRDRAAVLAGDNQADAALVEMLDKMSAGVPVEGMEALLPLLQPGELELLADVLPKGAHVLLCDPERIRTRATDLVRTGQEFLEASWTAASVGGAAPLDTSTVDTSSLGGTSLDLGASAYRSLRQIRESAQALGRPWWTISPLASGSETEVELAVETVPEVRGSEELLTGLFAMLRAHVSTGGRAVIAVAGAGTATRIIERLGEAEVPAVAIDTGSEPLPDVVSVLCASLHAGLILTDAKLVIVTESDLTGNRVAAAEGRKLPAKRRNQVDPLALKAGDSVVHDQHGIGRFVEMVERTIGGARREYLVVEYAPSKRGHPGDRLFVPMDSLDQLSRYVGGEMPSLSKLGGSDWSNTKRKARKAVREIAGELVQLYAARQAAPGHAFGPDTPWQREMEDAFAFTETMDQMTAIADVKADMEKPVPMDRVILGDVGYGKTEIAVRAAFKAVQDGKQVAILVPTTLLAQQHLQTFTERMAAFPVTVKGLSRFTHGSDSKQVMAGLADGTVDIVVGTHRLLQTGVAWKDLGLVIVDEEQRFGVEHKEHIKSLRTHVDVLTMSATPIPRTLEMSLAGIREMSTILTPPEERHPVLTYVGAYNDKQVAAAIRRELLRDGQVFFVHNRVSSIDKAAKKIRDLVPEARVSVAHGQMNEETLERTVQGFWERETDVLVCTTIIETGLDISNANTLIVERSDSLGLSQLHQLRGRVGRSRERGYAYFLYPPEKPLTETAYDRLSTISQNSDLGAGMAVAMKDLEIRGAGNVLGAEQSGHVAGVGFDLYVRLVGEAVEAYRAAADGKPITTDEAPKEVRIDLPVDANIPPDYVTSDRLRLEAYRKLAAAADSEAINAVIEELVDRYGPLPEEVGRLVSVAKLRLIAKEYNLTDVNVAGTQVKLAPMDLPDSKQIRLKRLYPNAQYRASTGVVQLPLPRVEGGGVGAARVRDVELVQFIADLILSLDSKPSRSVLLEHTVGV, encoded by the coding sequence ATGACCGTAAGCGAGGCCGTCGGAACTGCGGAGTACACGCTCGTCGCGCCGAATTCTTCGCGTCCGTTCGTCGCTGCCGCGATTGCGCAGCATGCGCAGGTGCTCGTCGTCACCGCGACGGGGCGTGAAGCGGACGATCTCACCGCTGAACTCGGCCAGATGTTCGGGGACTCGGTGGCGCAGTTTCCGTCATGGGAGACATTGCCGCACGAGCGGCTTTCCCCCAGCGCTGACACCGTCGGCCGCAGACTCGAAGTGTTGCGTCGGCTCGCGCGGCCGGACGACCAGGACTACGGCCCACCTCTCCAGGTGATCGTCACCACGGTGCGGTCGCTCGTTCAGCCGATGGCCCCGGGGCTCGGAGAGATCGAGCCGATCGGATTGAAGGTAGGCGTCGAGATCGACTTCGACGGCCTGATCCACCGACTTGTCGAGTTGGCATACACGCGTGTCGACATGGTCGGCAAACGAGGCGAATTCGCCGTCCGTGGTGGCATCCTCGATATCTTCTCCCCGACGGCCGATCATCCGGTGCGTGTCGAGTTCTGGGGTGACGAGGTAACCGAACTCCGCGCTTTCTCCGTTGCGGATCAGCGTTCCCTGCCCGACGTCGTCATCGAGTCGGTCATCGCACCTCCATGTCGTGAACTGATACTCACTCAGGATGTTCGCGATCGTGCCGCGGTGCTCGCCGGTGACAATCAGGCTGATGCGGCACTGGTGGAGATGTTGGACAAGATGTCTGCCGGGGTGCCAGTGGAAGGCATGGAAGCGTTGCTTCCGCTGTTGCAGCCCGGCGAGCTCGAGCTACTTGCCGATGTGCTGCCGAAGGGTGCACACGTCCTGTTGTGCGATCCAGAGCGAATCCGTACGCGTGCAACAGATTTGGTTCGTACCGGTCAGGAGTTCCTCGAAGCGTCATGGACGGCGGCGTCTGTGGGTGGAGCGGCACCGCTCGACACCTCGACCGTGGACACCAGCAGTCTGGGCGGGACGAGTCTCGACCTCGGAGCGTCCGCATACCGTTCGCTACGCCAGATCCGCGAATCCGCGCAGGCGCTCGGGCGGCCGTGGTGGACCATCAGTCCACTGGCTTCGGGCAGCGAGACCGAGGTCGAGTTGGCTGTCGAGACCGTCCCCGAGGTTCGTGGTTCGGAGGAGTTGCTCACCGGACTCTTTGCCATGCTTCGCGCGCACGTGTCCACGGGCGGTCGCGCTGTCATCGCCGTCGCGGGCGCGGGAACCGCAACGCGTATCATCGAGCGTCTCGGTGAGGCCGAAGTGCCCGCTGTGGCAATCGATACGGGTTCCGAGCCGTTGCCCGACGTGGTGAGCGTTCTGTGCGCCTCGCTCCACGCCGGATTGATCCTTACCGATGCGAAGCTTGTGATCGTCACCGAAAGCGACCTGACGGGAAACCGTGTTGCCGCCGCCGAGGGCCGAAAGCTACCGGCCAAGAGGCGAAATCAGGTCGATCCGCTGGCCTTGAAGGCCGGCGACAGTGTCGTGCACGATCAGCACGGTATCGGCCGGTTCGTCGAAATGGTCGAGCGGACCATCGGCGGAGCTCGCCGCGAATACCTCGTCGTGGAGTATGCACCCAGCAAGAGGGGGCACCCGGGGGATCGATTGTTCGTGCCGATGGATTCTCTGGATCAGCTCTCCCGCTATGTCGGCGGTGAAATGCCGTCGCTGAGTAAGCTCGGTGGTTCGGATTGGTCGAACACGAAACGCAAGGCGCGCAAGGCTGTTCGAGAGATCGCCGGAGAGCTCGTGCAGCTGTATGCGGCTCGTCAGGCGGCGCCGGGCCACGCCTTCGGCCCGGATACTCCATGGCAGCGTGAAATGGAGGACGCGTTCGCATTCACCGAGACGATGGACCAGATGACAGCCATCGCCGACGTCAAGGCGGACATGGAGAAGCCGGTCCCGATGGACCGTGTCATCCTCGGCGACGTCGGCTACGGCAAGACCGAGATCGCCGTTCGTGCCGCGTTCAAAGCAGTTCAAGACGGTAAGCAGGTTGCCATCCTCGTGCCGACGACCCTTCTGGCGCAACAACATCTGCAGACCTTCACCGAGCGCATGGCAGCCTTTCCGGTGACGGTCAAAGGGCTCTCGCGCTTCACCCACGGTTCGGACTCGAAGCAGGTCATGGCCGGACTCGCCGACGGGACGGTCGATATCGTCGTCGGTACCCACCGGTTGCTGCAGACCGGAGTGGCGTGGAAAGACCTGGGGCTGGTCATCGTCGACGAGGAACAGCGATTCGGCGTCGAGCACAAAGAGCACATCAAGTCCCTGCGTACGCACGTGGACGTCCTGACGATGTCGGCGACACCGATTCCTCGTACGCTGGAAATGAGCTTGGCCGGCATTCGCGAGATGTCGACGATTCTGACTCCGCCGGAAGAGCGTCACCCGGTACTCACCTATGTAGGCGCCTACAACGACAAGCAGGTCGCGGCGGCCATCAGACGTGAACTGCTCCGTGACGGTCAGGTCTTCTTCGTGCACAATCGAGTCAGCTCGATCGACAAGGCAGCCAAGAAGATTCGTGACCTCGTACCGGAAGCTCGGGTGTCCGTAGCGCATGGTCAGATGAACGAGGAGACGCTCGAGCGAACCGTGCAGGGGTTCTGGGAACGTGAGACGGACGTACTCGTCTGCACCACCATTATCGAAACCGGTCTCGATATCTCGAATGCGAACACCCTGATCGTCGAACGCAGTGATTCGCTGGGCCTTTCGCAGTTGCACCAGCTTCGTGGTCGGGTCGGGCGTAGTCGCGAACGTGGTTACGCGTACTTCCTGTATCCGCCAGAGAAGCCGCTCACCGAGACGGCGTACGACCGTCTGTCCACCATCTCGCAGAACTCCGATTTGGGTGCGGGTATGGCGGTGGCGATGAAGGACCTCGAAATTCGTGGTGCCGGTAATGTTCTCGGCGCCGAACAGTCCGGCCACGTGGCAGGTGTCGGTTTCGACCTGTACGTCAGATTGGTCGGTGAAGCTGTCGAGGCTTACCGGGCAGCCGCTGACGGGAAGCCCATCACCACCGATGAGGCCCCCAAGGAGGTTCGGATCGACCTTCCTGTCGACGCCAACATTCCGCCGGACTACGTGACCAGTGATCGGCTTCGACTCGAGGCATATCGGAAGTTGGCCGCTGCCGCGGATTCCGAAGCCATCAATGCCGTCATCGAGGAGTTGGTGGATCGCTACGGCCCGCTGCCCGAGGAAGTCGGCAGGCTCGTTTCTGTCGCGAAGCTGCGGCTCATCGCCAAGGAATACAACCTCACCGACGTCAATGTCGCCGGCACACAGGTCAAGTTGGCGCCGATGGATCTTCCCGATTCCAAGCAGATCCGGCTCAAGCGTCTCTACCCCAACGCGCAGTACCGCGCGAGCACCGGCGTCGTGCAGCTGCCACTACCGCGCGTCGAGGGTGGGGGAGTCGGAGCTGCCAGGGTTCGTGACGTCGAATTGGTGCAGTTCATTGCCGACCTGATCCTTTCGCTCGACAGTAAGCCGTCTCGATCGGTTCTGTTGGAGCACACTGTGGGCGTGTGA
- the glmU gene encoding bifunctional UDP-N-acetylglucosamine diphosphorylase/glucosamine-1-phosphate N-acetyltransferase GlmU: MPLHTAVVVLAAGAGTRMRSKTPKVLHPLAGRTMLAHALHAAADLGPDYLVTVVGHDRERVTESVDELSVELGCTISTSVQDEQLGTGHAVQCGLRSLPDDFEGTVLVTAADVPLLDGHTLKALLDEHLSAPKPAAATVLTFVPADANGYGRIVRTDDGEIAEIVEHADASPAQIRIDEVNSGVYAFDAVALRTALGKLSTQNAQHELYLTDVVKISKSSGLAVYGTQLADPDLVLGVNDRVQLARVTAIFNRHIIERHMRAGVTVVDPATTWIDVDVTLGADVRLEPGVQLLGSTHIGEDSVIGPDSTLRDVVVGERASVIRTQADLATIGSGATVGPFAYLRPGSDIGNGAKVGTFVETKNSTIGNHSKVPHLTYVGDATIGEYSNIGASSVFVNYDGVGKNRTIVGSHVRTGSDNMFVAPVRVGDGAYTGAGTVLRHDVPPGALAVSAGSQRNIEGWVEKKRPGTAAAEAAVRAVAAKSTNAHESKDGEQQ, translated from the coding sequence TTGCCGTTGCACACCGCCGTGGTCGTTCTCGCAGCGGGAGCAGGCACCCGGATGCGGTCCAAGACGCCCAAAGTCCTCCACCCCCTCGCCGGCCGCACGATGCTTGCCCACGCTCTGCATGCCGCTGCCGATCTAGGGCCCGACTACCTGGTCACCGTTGTCGGGCACGATCGTGAGCGAGTAACCGAATCGGTCGACGAGTTGAGTGTCGAGCTCGGGTGCACCATCTCCACCTCCGTTCAGGACGAACAACTCGGTACCGGCCACGCAGTGCAGTGCGGCTTACGTTCATTACCGGACGACTTCGAGGGCACCGTCCTCGTCACAGCCGCCGATGTGCCCCTGCTCGACGGCCACACCCTCAAAGCTTTGCTCGACGAGCACCTGAGCGCACCCAAACCTGCCGCGGCGACGGTCCTCACATTCGTGCCCGCCGACGCCAACGGATACGGCCGAATCGTACGTACCGACGACGGTGAGATAGCCGAAATCGTCGAGCATGCCGACGCGAGTCCGGCCCAGATCAGAATCGATGAGGTCAATTCCGGGGTCTACGCGTTCGATGCCGTCGCACTGCGGACTGCACTGGGCAAGCTGAGCACCCAGAACGCTCAGCACGAGCTTTACCTGACCGACGTGGTCAAGATCAGCAAGAGCAGCGGCCTGGCGGTCTACGGCACTCAGCTCGCCGATCCGGACCTGGTTCTGGGTGTCAACGACCGAGTTCAGCTCGCCCGCGTCACCGCAATCTTCAATCGTCACATCATCGAGCGACACATGCGCGCGGGCGTCACCGTCGTCGATCCCGCCACAACCTGGATCGACGTCGATGTCACTCTCGGGGCAGATGTCCGCCTCGAACCCGGCGTCCAGTTGTTGGGAAGCACTCACATCGGCGAGGACTCCGTCATCGGACCCGACTCCACCCTCCGCGACGTCGTCGTCGGCGAGCGCGCGTCGGTGATACGCACCCAAGCCGATCTCGCAACCATCGGCTCCGGTGCCACTGTTGGACCGTTCGCATACTTACGTCCAGGGTCCGACATCGGTAACGGCGCCAAGGTGGGAACCTTCGTCGAAACCAAGAATTCGACAATCGGAAACCACTCGAAGGTGCCGCACCTGACCTACGTCGGCGACGCGACCATCGGTGAGTACTCCAACATCGGCGCGTCGAGCGTGTTCGTGAACTACGACGGCGTCGGCAAGAACCGCACCATCGTCGGTTCGCACGTCCGAACTGGGTCGGACAACATGTTCGTCGCCCCGGTTCGAGTAGGCGACGGGGCCTACACCGGAGCTGGAACAGTGCTCCGACACGATGTACCTCCGGGGGCGCTCGCCGTCTCCGCGGGTTCCCAGCGCAATATCGAGGGCTGGGTCGAAAAGAAACGGCCAGGAACGGCGGCGGCGGAAGCTGCTGTTCGGGCTGTGGCTGCCAAGTCGACAAACGCGCACGAATCAAAGGATGGCGAACAGCAGTGA
- a CDS encoding heme-binding protein, which translates to MSNKIVSTIGQVAKSALGIVGVRIGTEEPAHTSRRLTDMVEIRRYEPRIAAQTTVDADEEQARQDGFRRLAGYIFGGNTGSQKVAMTAPVSQSSADSQRIAMTAPVSSTADGDKWVIRFFMPSSWSMETLPTPNDDRVKLVEVPAETVAVLRFSGSRARGNVAPQMAKLSEVLHVNNIEMSNEPMTWFYDPPWTLAFRRRNEVVVSVPEGS; encoded by the coding sequence ATGTCGAACAAAATTGTGTCCACGATCGGTCAGGTGGCCAAGTCGGCCTTGGGCATCGTCGGTGTTCGCATAGGCACCGAGGAACCTGCCCATACCAGTCGGCGGTTGACCGACATGGTGGAGATCCGTCGCTATGAACCGCGAATTGCCGCGCAGACCACGGTTGACGCGGATGAAGAACAAGCACGACAGGACGGGTTCCGGCGCCTCGCCGGGTACATCTTCGGTGGCAATACGGGCTCACAGAAGGTCGCCATGACAGCGCCTGTCAGTCAATCGTCTGCCGACTCCCAGCGGATCGCGATGACGGCGCCCGTGTCGAGCACCGCAGACGGCGACAAATGGGTGATCCGGTTCTTCATGCCGTCCTCATGGTCGATGGAGACGCTGCCGACGCCCAATGACGACCGCGTGAAGTTGGTCGAGGTTCCGGCGGAGACAGTCGCCGTGCTGCGCTTCAGCGGTAGCCGCGCCCGAGGCAACGTTGCGCCGCAGATGGCGAAATTGTCAGAGGTGTTGCACGTCAACAATATCGAGATGTCGAATGAGCCGATGACCTGGTTCTACGATCCGCCCTGGACGCTGGCATTCCGGCGTCGTAACGAGGTTGTCGTGTCGGTGCCCGAAGGTTCCTGA
- a CDS encoding ScbR family autoregulator-binding transcription factor: MVRQARAEITRDTVLSGAANVFLRLGYANASLSEIISQSQVTKGALYFHFGSKEELARAVIDEGNARLTAACLQFNDGRIPALEAAIGISYIVVDMSVTDPMVSAMMRLSHQIGDYRGTQGNVMAGWSVAFDALAAKAIKQGDVDPDADPNTIGSLVLEILTGVHMVAVATGTTEELPSRLERLWYYLLPSLVTAGKLDYFREFAARRVIRH, from the coding sequence ATGGTCAGACAGGCCCGCGCTGAGATTACTCGCGATACGGTGTTGTCCGGTGCAGCAAACGTGTTTCTGCGTCTCGGATATGCGAACGCGAGTCTCAGCGAAATCATCTCTCAATCACAGGTCACCAAGGGTGCTCTCTACTTCCACTTCGGGTCGAAGGAAGAACTCGCGCGTGCTGTGATCGACGAGGGCAATGCCAGGCTCACCGCCGCGTGCCTGCAGTTCAACGACGGCCGTATCCCGGCTCTCGAAGCTGCCATCGGCATCTCCTACATCGTCGTGGACATGTCGGTCACCGACCCCATGGTCTCGGCGATGATGCGTCTGAGCCACCAGATCGGTGACTACCGGGGTACCCAGGGCAACGTCATGGCCGGCTGGAGCGTCGCGTTCGATGCGCTCGCGGCCAAGGCGATCAAGCAGGGCGATGTAGATCCGGATGCAGACCCGAACACCATCGGATCTCTCGTACTCGAGATCCTTACCGGTGTGCACATGGTCGCCGTAGCCACCGGGACCACCGAGGAGTTGCCATCACGCTTGGAGCGCCTCTGGTACTACCTGCTTCCCTCACTCGTCACGGCAGGCAAGCTCGACTACTTCCGTGAATTTGCTGCACGACGGGTCATCCGGCACTAG
- a CDS encoding TetR/AcrR family transcriptional regulator yields MTGTQRREQLIEIGRSLFAERGYEATSVEEIAGRAHVSKPVVYEHFGGKEGLYAVIVDREMSTLLQMITSSLEQNRSRVRVERVALALLTYVEERTDGFRILVRDSPVAAIADGKYSSLLNDAVSQVGHILAADFTRRGFDAGFAPLYAQALVGMVSMTAQWWLDVREPSKEVVAAHVVNLCWNGLTNLEAAPQLGGK; encoded by the coding sequence ATGACTGGGACGCAGCGCCGTGAGCAGTTGATCGAGATCGGGAGGTCCCTTTTCGCCGAGCGCGGGTACGAGGCGACCTCGGTGGAAGAAATCGCAGGTCGGGCCCACGTCTCCAAGCCCGTCGTGTACGAGCACTTCGGCGGGAAGGAGGGCCTGTATGCGGTGATCGTGGATCGCGAGATGTCGACGCTGCTGCAGATGATCACGTCTTCGCTCGAACAGAATCGCTCCCGAGTCCGCGTCGAGCGAGTCGCTCTGGCTCTGCTTACTTATGTGGAGGAGCGCACGGACGGCTTTCGAATCTTGGTTCGGGACTCACCGGTCGCCGCCATTGCTGATGGCAAGTACTCGTCGTTGTTGAACGATGCCGTCTCTCAGGTAGGCCACATTCTGGCTGCGGACTTCACGCGACGCGGATTCGATGCCGGGTTTGCTCCCTTGTATGCGCAAGCGCTGGTCGGAATGGTCTCGATGACGGCACAGTGGTGGCTCGACGTTCGAGAACCTTCGAAAGAAGTTGTTGCGGCTCACGTTGTCAACTTGTGTTGGAACGGATTGACCAATCTGGAGGCTGCGCCGCAATTGGGCGGCAAATGA